A region of Phytohabitans rumicis DNA encodes the following proteins:
- a CDS encoding ABC transporter ATP-binding protein, whose product MTPILELVGVTAGYGRIEVLHGVDLTLPRGAVMALLGPNGAGKTTLLKVASGQVRATAGHVHVGGAHVNGAAPDALARAGLCTIPEGRSVFPNLTVRENLRLASYAGVSAAHVYATAFDRFPRLAERAGQLAGSLSGGEQQMLAMARALATNPAVLLIDELSMGLAPLVVRELYEVVAGLAADGVSVLVVEQFADAALAVADRAAVLVHGRVVAAGGPDDIADELANLYLGSAV is encoded by the coding sequence ATGACGCCCATCCTGGAGCTGGTCGGCGTCACGGCCGGGTACGGCCGGATCGAGGTGCTGCACGGCGTCGACCTCACGCTGCCCCGGGGCGCGGTGATGGCGCTGCTCGGCCCGAACGGCGCGGGCAAGACCACCCTGCTGAAGGTCGCCAGTGGACAGGTGCGGGCCACCGCCGGCCACGTACACGTGGGCGGGGCGCACGTGAACGGCGCCGCACCCGACGCGCTGGCCCGGGCCGGGCTGTGCACCATCCCGGAGGGCCGCTCGGTCTTCCCCAACCTCACCGTGCGGGAGAACCTGCGCCTCGCCTCCTACGCCGGGGTGAGCGCGGCGCACGTGTACGCGACCGCGTTCGACCGGTTTCCCCGGCTGGCCGAGCGCGCCGGCCAACTCGCCGGCTCGCTGTCCGGCGGCGAGCAGCAGATGCTGGCGATGGCCCGGGCGCTCGCCACCAACCCGGCCGTGCTGCTGATCGACGAGCTGTCCATGGGCCTGGCCCCGCTGGTCGTGCGCGAGCTGTACGAGGTGGTCGCCGGGCTGGCCGCGGACGGGGTGAGCGTGCTCGTGGTCGAGCAGTTCGCCGACGCCGCGCTCGCGGTCGCCGACCGCGCCGCCGTGCTGGTCCACGGCCGGGTCGTCGCCGCCGGCGGGCCCGACGACATCGCCGACGAACTGGCCAACCTCTACCTGGGAAGCGCCGTATGA
- a CDS encoding ThiF family adenylyltransferase — MDRYARQRGLVAQDLVADAVVEVHGTGPALPYLLQCLALVGAGTRHGGIRLHVPDRVVEEADLAHQFLLDRADAGRPLAEALIDRVELLNPTVDLRTADHGSARTRGRGLGVAVPGAAERPALVAALGADPAIVAWGEVLPTAVYVGPAPLRAGTGGHPTLLTAALAATCGGLLAQVLLGQLGAIIDGPTVLSRWFEERLWIAYPDIGRHAMAAEAEGALAPALRGVLERFDSPRVAERFQILLDGRTADPRVTTVVDHDAVVVTVPAPQASMTGAAVRPGLADPPPVRPLLWSPVDGPTLDGGTVTGMAAAPVPPRTPPRVVLCGAGALGSWAAAVLAASGLPGLDLSIVDMDDTVESHNLNRQVLFDDADVGLPKAAQAMARLGKINPRLALRALPVMVSPETIEDLVGGGTQYELLADDPRWRAYREQVDQLAGALKDATAILSCPDNHQTRWSLNVIAERLGIPLVNGAVDGFVGRVHVCDPGDRGRCLVCWLGESIADEPERRSCTDVVGTAPVPSIVTSAAVIGAAQAATLLAQLGGPASRVRRFHAFDGLAGTLDGYRAADRDPDECPAHLVGAGPDGREAR, encoded by the coding sequence ATGGACAGATACGCACGCCAGCGCGGGCTGGTCGCGCAGGACCTCGTCGCCGACGCGGTCGTCGAGGTGCACGGCACCGGGCCGGCCCTGCCGTACCTGTTGCAGTGCCTGGCGCTGGTCGGTGCCGGCACCCGCCACGGCGGCATCCGGCTGCACGTCCCGGACCGGGTGGTCGAGGAGGCCGACCTCGCCCATCAGTTCCTGCTCGACCGCGCCGACGCCGGCCGCCCGCTCGCCGAGGCGCTGATCGACCGCGTCGAGCTGCTCAACCCCACGGTCGACCTCCGTACGGCGGACCACGGCTCGGCGCGTACCCGCGGGCGCGGTCTGGGCGTCGCGGTGCCCGGCGCCGCGGAACGGCCCGCGCTGGTCGCCGCCCTCGGCGCCGACCCGGCGATCGTCGCCTGGGGCGAGGTGCTGCCCACCGCCGTCTACGTGGGACCGGCGCCGCTGCGTGCCGGCACCGGCGGGCACCCGACGCTGCTGACCGCCGCGCTCGCCGCCACCTGCGGCGGCCTGCTCGCCCAGGTGCTGCTCGGCCAGCTCGGTGCGATCATCGACGGCCCCACCGTGCTGTCCCGGTGGTTCGAGGAGCGGCTCTGGATCGCGTACCCGGACATCGGCCGGCACGCGATGGCGGCCGAGGCCGAAGGGGCGCTGGCCCCGGCGCTGCGCGGGGTCCTGGAACGGTTCGACTCGCCCCGGGTGGCCGAGCGCTTCCAGATCCTGCTGGACGGGCGGACGGCCGACCCGCGGGTGACCACGGTCGTCGACCACGACGCCGTCGTCGTCACCGTGCCCGCCCCGCAGGCGAGCATGACCGGCGCCGCCGTCCGGCCAGGGCTGGCCGACCCGCCGCCGGTACGCCCGCTGCTCTGGTCCCCGGTGGACGGCCCCACGCTCGACGGCGGCACGGTCACCGGGATGGCCGCCGCGCCCGTGCCACCGCGGACACCGCCGCGCGTCGTCCTCTGCGGCGCCGGCGCGCTCGGCAGCTGGGCGGCGGCCGTCCTGGCCGCCTCCGGCCTGCCCGGACTGGATCTGTCCATCGTGGACATGGACGACACCGTCGAGAGCCACAACCTCAACCGGCAGGTGCTCTTCGACGACGCCGACGTGGGGCTGCCCAAGGCCGCGCAGGCGATGGCACGGCTCGGCAAGATCAACCCGCGGCTGGCGCTGCGCGCGCTGCCCGTGATGGTCAGCCCGGAGACCATCGAGGACCTGGTCGGCGGCGGCACGCAGTACGAGCTGCTCGCCGACGACCCGCGGTGGCGGGCGTACCGGGAGCAGGTCGACCAGCTCGCCGGTGCCCTGAAGGACGCCACCGCGATCCTGTCCTGCCCGGACAACCACCAGACCAGGTGGAGCCTCAACGTCATCGCCGAACGGCTCGGCATCCCCCTGGTCAACGGCGCGGTGGACGGCTTCGTGGGCCGGGTGCACGTCTGCGACCCGGGCGACCGCGGGCGCTGCCTGGTGTGCTGGCTCGGCGAGTCGATCGCCGACGAGCCGGAACGGCGTTCCTGCACCGACGTGGTGGGCACCGCCCCGGTCCCGTCGATCGTCACCAGCGCCGCGGTGATCGGCGCCGCGCAGGCCGCCACGCTCCTCGCCCAGCTCGGCGGGCCCGCGTCCCGGGTACGCCGGTTCCACGCGTTCGACGGACTGGCCGGCACGCTGGACGGCTACCGGGCCGCGGACCGCGACCCGGACGAATGCCCCGCCCATCTCGTCGGGGCCGGGCCCGACGGCCGGGAGGCGCGCTGA
- a CDS encoding AAA family ATPase: MTAPDFASPEELAAALDVQNYLADEGLATAAFVARKLGRPLFLEGEPGVGKTVFARTLAAAMGVPFRRLQCYGGIEASQALYDWNFPGQILELRAAEAGGRKPSSASLYEERFLIERPILKAIRESPAVVLLIDEIDRADDEFEAFLLEVLDDYAVSIPELGERISAPAPPMVVLTSNQTRDVHDAIKRRCVYHWIDHPELDRETDIVRRNLPDGCEPLARQVATLMVELRRVELVKQPGVAESVCLAQGVLALGADVLDPRRTAAALGTVVKHRDDWEKVRALLPRLMPG; encoded by the coding sequence GTGACCGCGCCGGACTTCGCCAGCCCCGAGGAGCTCGCGGCCGCTCTCGACGTGCAGAACTATCTGGCCGACGAAGGACTCGCCACCGCCGCCTTCGTGGCGCGCAAGCTCGGCCGTCCGCTATTCCTGGAGGGCGAGCCCGGCGTCGGAAAGACGGTCTTCGCGCGTACCCTCGCCGCCGCGATGGGCGTGCCGTTTCGCCGCCTACAGTGCTACGGCGGCATCGAGGCGTCCCAGGCGCTTTACGACTGGAACTTTCCCGGCCAGATCCTGGAACTGCGCGCGGCCGAGGCGGGCGGCCGCAAGCCGTCCAGCGCCTCGCTGTACGAGGAACGGTTTCTCATCGAACGGCCGATCCTGAAGGCGATCCGGGAGAGCCCGGCCGTGGTACTGCTCATCGACGAGATCGACCGGGCCGACGACGAGTTCGAGGCGTTCCTGCTCGAGGTGCTCGACGACTACGCGGTGTCCATTCCGGAACTGGGGGAGCGGATCAGCGCGCCCGCGCCGCCGATGGTCGTCCTCACCTCCAACCAGACGCGGGACGTCCACGACGCCATCAAACGCCGGTGCGTCTACCACTGGATCGACCACCCGGAGCTGGACCGGGAGACCGACATCGTGCGCCGTAACCTGCCGGACGGCTGCGAGCCGCTGGCCCGGCAGGTCGCCACCCTGATGGTCGAGCTGCGCCGGGTCGAGCTGGTCAAGCAGCCCGGCGTGGCCGAGTCGGTCTGCCTGGCCCAGGGCGTGCTCGCCCTGGGCGCGGACGTGCTGGATCCGCGGCGCACCGCGGCGGCCCTCGGCACCGTGGTGAAGCACCGCGACGACTGGGAGAAGGTGCGCGCGCTGCTGCCCCGCCTGATGCCGGGATGA
- a CDS encoding AAA family ATPase, with protein MVAATVQGAAAGDVHHGHCFSNVNGLRAGDPVSISTGTATIYTRLAWDFTNRFGAADLVALDGWQCAALGVQDGARVDVTGLDPADLPVADFAEVQLTRWSGPPVEHRAGLPDFLRTGKYLLHPGLRFSYTPLGGTGTGEFRVTRITAAGENAPVALIGDGLSLAVRRLAGVGDWPPSYEDIGGLDAVIALLRREIELPLRRPQELREIGVTAPSGVLLHGPSGTGKTLLARAVAYHSGVRSTVLRGAEIASYSLAQAEQVLRAALAPDGEADAPHLVIIDDLDFLAPSRTLPLASTSLLGLVQSMLEGSGRPLVIATTSRRDEIDPAIRRLGRIGHEIPVPAPSEGDRAAILAVHTRGLPLADEADDRDALTADLARRTAGFVGADLAALCQEAGRLALRRAFPVETLESQSPQPQAPLVIRAEDWTEALRLVTPSAVGGVVSDVPPTSFADVAGLDATVTTLRERLVLPLSRPHVFAEAGLRIERGVLFYGPPGTGKTLLARAVAHECGARFISVRGPELLTKWFGESEQAVRDLFERARSVAPCVIFFDEIEAIARSRSRNSHDSGAADRVVNQLLAEIDGLVDLGQVSIIGATNNPASIDPALLRPGRLGLHIEVPLPDAGGRRDLFAIYLNADELAPRYAEYAAMTPGRSGADIAMIAREAKLNALRRERFERAVPVTHADVVAGINAPAPLTATD; from the coding sequence GTGGTAGCCGCGACGGTGCAGGGCGCGGCCGCCGGCGACGTGCACCACGGGCACTGCTTCAGCAACGTGAACGGCCTGCGGGCCGGCGACCCGGTCAGCATCTCGACCGGCACCGCCACGATCTACACCCGGCTGGCCTGGGATTTCACCAACCGGTTCGGCGCGGCCGACCTGGTCGCCCTGGACGGGTGGCAGTGCGCGGCCCTGGGCGTGCAGGACGGCGCCCGCGTCGACGTGACCGGGCTGGACCCGGCCGACCTGCCCGTCGCCGACTTCGCCGAAGTGCAGCTCACCCGCTGGTCCGGGCCGCCGGTGGAGCACCGGGCCGGCCTGCCGGACTTCCTGCGGACCGGCAAGTACCTCCTGCACCCCGGACTGCGGTTCAGCTACACCCCGCTCGGCGGCACCGGCACGGGCGAGTTCCGGGTCACCAGGATCACCGCCGCCGGCGAGAACGCGCCGGTCGCGCTGATCGGCGACGGCCTGTCGCTGGCCGTACGGCGGCTCGCCGGCGTGGGCGACTGGCCACCGTCCTATGAGGACATTGGCGGCCTGGACGCGGTGATCGCCCTGCTGCGCCGGGAGATCGAGCTGCCGCTGCGCCGCCCGCAGGAGCTGCGCGAGATCGGCGTGACCGCGCCCTCCGGGGTGCTCCTGCACGGCCCGTCGGGCACCGGCAAGACGCTGCTGGCCCGCGCCGTCGCCTACCACAGCGGGGTACGCTCCACCGTCCTGCGCGGCGCGGAGATCGCCAGCTACTCGCTGGCGCAGGCCGAGCAGGTGCTCCGGGCCGCGCTCGCCCCCGACGGCGAAGCGGACGCGCCCCACCTGGTCATCATCGACGACCTGGATTTCCTCGCACCGAGCCGGACCCTGCCGCTCGCCTCCACGTCGCTGCTCGGGCTGGTCCAGAGCATGCTGGAGGGCTCGGGCCGGCCGCTCGTGATCGCCACGACCAGCCGCCGGGACGAGATCGACCCGGCCATCCGCCGGCTCGGCCGGATCGGCCACGAGATCCCGGTGCCCGCGCCGAGCGAGGGCGACCGCGCCGCGATCCTCGCCGTGCACACCCGCGGGCTGCCGCTGGCCGACGAGGCGGACGACCGCGACGCGCTCACCGCCGACCTGGCCCGCCGTACGGCCGGGTTCGTCGGCGCGGACCTCGCCGCGCTCTGCCAAGAGGCGGGCCGCCTGGCGCTGCGCCGCGCGTTCCCCGTCGAGACCCTGGAGTCGCAGTCGCCGCAGCCCCAGGCGCCGCTGGTGATCCGGGCCGAGGACTGGACGGAGGCGCTGCGCCTGGTCACCCCGTCGGCCGTCGGCGGCGTCGTCTCGGACGTACCGCCCACCAGCTTCGCCGACGTCGCCGGCCTCGACGCGACCGTCACCACGTTGCGGGAGCGCTTGGTCCTGCCGCTGTCGCGCCCGCACGTCTTCGCCGAGGCCGGGCTACGGATCGAGCGCGGCGTGCTCTTCTACGGCCCGCCCGGCACCGGCAAGACGCTGCTCGCCCGCGCGGTCGCCCACGAGTGCGGCGCGCGGTTCATCTCGGTACGCGGCCCGGAACTGCTCACCAAGTGGTTCGGCGAGTCCGAGCAGGCGGTCCGGGACCTGTTCGAGCGGGCCCGCTCGGTGGCCCCGTGCGTCATCTTCTTCGACGAGATCGAGGCGATCGCGCGCAGCCGCTCCCGCAACTCGCACGACTCCGGCGCCGCCGACCGGGTCGTCAACCAGCTCCTGGCCGAGATCGACGGCCTCGTCGACCTGGGCCAGGTCTCGATCATCGGCGCGACGAACAACCCCGCCAGCATCGACCCGGCGCTGCTGCGACCCGGCCGCCTCGGCCTGCACATCGAGGTCCCCCTCCCCGACGCCGGCGGCCGCCGCGACCTGTTCGCGATCTACCTGAACGCGGACGAGCTGGCCCCGCGGTACGCCGAGTACGCCGCGATGACCCCGGGCCGCTCGGGCGCGGACATCGCCATGATCGCCCGGGAGGCGAAGCTCAACGCCCTGCGCCGCGAGCGGTTCGAGCGGGCGGTGCCGGTGACACACGCCGACGTCGTGGCCGGCATCAACGCGCCGGCGCCGCTCACCGCGACGGACTAG
- a CDS encoding Mov34/MPN/PAD-1 family protein — protein MDETRGDQRAIEVLFGPGLVRSLLAYIGGARQHERGGVLLGRRDERAVRIGAAVFPPQLAQARDHCAFDVTSIDVIRKAVTELPDRRTREMVGAIVGWVHSHPGHGLFLSRTDMVTLSAWAQLDERAIAVVVDPFLHGPPEERIAWWPAVGGRGRTAGTSGGEDDGMTVTMASAVADQIADAPRASYESWDLVTSYSIISVFPRPAAPGGGGHRATPKRREPRW, from the coding sequence GTGGACGAGACGCGCGGGGACCAGCGCGCCATCGAGGTCCTGTTCGGCCCGGGGCTGGTGCGTTCGCTCCTCGCCTACATCGGCGGTGCCCGCCAGCACGAACGCGGCGGCGTGTTGCTCGGTCGCCGGGACGAGCGTGCCGTGCGGATCGGCGCCGCGGTCTTCCCGCCGCAGCTGGCCCAGGCCCGCGACCACTGCGCCTTCGACGTGACCAGCATCGATGTGATCCGCAAGGCGGTGACCGAGCTGCCCGACCGGCGTACCCGGGAGATGGTCGGCGCCATCGTCGGCTGGGTGCACAGCCATCCGGGCCACGGCCTGTTCCTGTCCCGCACCGACATGGTCACGCTGAGCGCGTGGGCGCAGCTCGACGAGCGGGCGATCGCGGTGGTGGTGGACCCGTTCCTGCACGGCCCGCCGGAGGAGCGGATCGCCTGGTGGCCCGCCGTAGGTGGGCGGGGGCGTACGGCCGGGACAAGCGGCGGAGAGGACGATGGCATGACCGTCACCATGGCGTCCGCCGTGGCCGACCAGATCGCGGACGCGCCGCGGGCGTCGTACGAGAGCTGGGACCTCGTCACGTCGTACTCCATCATCAGCGTGTTTCCGCGGCCGGCGGCGCCGGGTGGCGGCGGCCACCGCGCCACGCCGAAGCGGCGGGAGCCCCGGTGGTAG
- a CDS encoding VWA domain-containing protein produces MTGGDLAAELTGFANALRAAGLKADLARLGLAARALLQLGPRGRAGIYWATRLAFCSRRDDLPVFDAVFGAWFGEPVPLVAVQVPGEGAAPPPAGGAPVPGTATAADEPTPVGTAGWAERDLTELAPAERAEANAWIAALRPRPGTRRAVRQVPGGRHRVDLGRTARAMLRTCGEPARLRYRRRTRRPRRLVLLIDVSLSVAAYADPLLRFAHAAVRTGPATTEVFTVGTGLVPITAALRTPDPEAALGGVLALRPRGGGTRLGAGLADLLRPGDRRRAVRSAVVVIASDGWDHGGQPAVLIRRVARLSRLAYRLVWVNPLAGRHGHVDAAPVLRHGRRDIHEVVPGHSYAALRSLAELVSRR; encoded by the coding sequence ATGACCGGCGGCGACCTGGCCGCCGAGCTGACCGGGTTCGCGAACGCCCTGCGCGCGGCCGGCCTCAAGGCGGACCTCGCGCGGCTGGGCCTGGCCGCCCGCGCGCTGCTGCAGCTCGGCCCGCGTGGGCGGGCGGGCATCTACTGGGCCACCCGGCTCGCGTTCTGCTCCCGGCGCGACGACCTGCCGGTGTTCGACGCCGTCTTCGGCGCCTGGTTCGGCGAGCCGGTGCCGCTGGTCGCCGTCCAGGTGCCGGGGGAGGGCGCCGCGCCCCCGCCGGCCGGCGGCGCGCCCGTCCCGGGCACGGCAACCGCCGCCGACGAGCCCACGCCCGTAGGCACCGCCGGCTGGGCCGAACGCGACCTGACCGAACTGGCGCCGGCCGAGCGCGCCGAGGCGAACGCCTGGATCGCGGCCCTGCGGCCCAGGCCCGGGACCCGCCGGGCGGTACGGCAGGTGCCCGGCGGCCGGCACCGCGTCGACCTGGGCCGCACCGCCCGCGCCATGCTGCGCACCTGCGGCGAGCCGGCCCGCCTGAGGTACCGGCGCCGGACCCGCCGCCCCCGCCGCCTGGTGCTGCTGATCGACGTCAGCCTGTCCGTGGCGGCGTACGCCGACCCGCTGCTGCGCTTCGCCCACGCGGCGGTGCGTACCGGGCCGGCCACGACCGAGGTCTTCACGGTCGGCACCGGGCTCGTCCCGATCACCGCCGCGCTGCGTACCCCCGATCCGGAGGCCGCGCTCGGCGGCGTGCTCGCGTTGCGCCCCCGGGGTGGCGGCACTCGCCTCGGCGCGGGCCTCGCCGACCTGCTGCGCCCCGGCGACCGGCGGCGGGCGGTCCGGTCGGCGGTCGTCGTGATCGCCTCGGACGGCTGGGACCACGGCGGCCAGCCGGCCGTCCTGATCCGCCGGGTGGCCCGCCTGTCCCGGCTGGCGTACCGGCTGGTGTGGGTCAACCCGCTGGCCGGCCGGCACGGGCACGTGGACGCCGCGCCGGTGCTGCGGCACGGCCGCCGCGACATCCACGAGGTCGTGCCGGGGCACAGCTACGCCGCGCTGCGATCGCTGGCCGAGCTGGTCTCGCGCCGGTGA
- a CDS encoding CHAT domain-containing protein — MTAVAPEDPVSAPVRRVLARDDLLSLAQDAEAAVGIVQERDAPARPLGAGAAQRAALERVIGGEQDLFGYALRRQLTLAESSQEWAVRNHAYRHAAVIVRFCRLVGITPTVDGVPVPDEETERLYERAAAELVDPADRRWDAPLDRSLGLGVMTTYETVRDRRLRGDLDGAQDLATRPDDYFLAGAVERYRAMYEYELGVCLIRKGQPAQVRQALIESDELHWTQDRVANLDTRDRVHFVLGLAAWADGERGPGGPDAALGRLVQAREHLVAGVGLPPRRTRSQEEQRDVRLLSVTLALGEYLAARDEPQAAAVVALADEALAIADRIRGRWRVIARSQGPLAIAFRRLYGDIALLTSRLAGRAAAELGLRVTLSAKQTGFASRMRTGRTLIVNDRVRTVLDEIITAEEELADPRTSGASTRVAEEELADRRQELRNAFSAMLADTVLPTPADLPRLLERVGRRYAVDYAALPDTLTPPRAGSAALNWFRTLITPDGDVTFERFEPGGAFEAYFDDAPGRRPWVNRLADATPGDGPDWRGLAGELLPAALTGQLLARTDDDPAELLICAHSALSLLPWPALRLDAGTRLIDRAVVAQTPVLTCLSDAYPPAVTGPALVRLVGADENADAGLKAIDIHDECAAWGIRPGGRVPPHHCTVAPDPNPAPVALGRGLAEALADPAAGWGFVHVAAHGGGLDLSQHVRLPERLSAGHALALPWPGSVLMASCHIGRLVNPEDAEPLSFVMAVLTGGGRCVVAAIDTVWDRPTAGLAADLVVQVRAGGVRLDVALRRAQRTMLWRSEYAWALLAAYVR, encoded by the coding sequence GTGACCGCGGTGGCGCCGGAGGATCCCGTCTCCGCCCCGGTCCGCCGGGTGCTGGCCCGCGACGACCTGCTGTCGCTGGCCCAGGACGCCGAGGCGGCGGTGGGCATCGTGCAGGAGCGGGACGCCCCGGCGCGCCCGCTGGGCGCCGGCGCCGCTCAGCGCGCCGCCCTGGAGCGCGTGATCGGCGGCGAGCAGGACCTTTTCGGGTACGCCCTGCGGCGCCAACTGACCCTCGCCGAGAGTTCCCAGGAGTGGGCGGTTCGCAACCACGCCTACCGGCACGCCGCCGTGATCGTCCGGTTCTGCCGGCTGGTCGGCATCACGCCGACCGTCGACGGCGTGCCGGTGCCCGACGAGGAGACCGAGCGGCTGTACGAGCGCGCCGCGGCCGAGCTGGTCGACCCCGCGGACCGGCGGTGGGACGCCCCGCTGGACCGCTCGCTGGGCCTCGGCGTCATGACCACGTACGAGACGGTCCGGGACCGCCGGCTGCGCGGCGACCTGGACGGCGCCCAGGACCTGGCGACCCGGCCGGACGACTACTTCCTCGCCGGCGCCGTCGAGCGCTACCGGGCGATGTACGAGTACGAGCTGGGCGTCTGCCTGATCCGCAAGGGACAGCCGGCGCAGGTGCGGCAGGCGCTGATCGAGTCCGACGAGCTGCACTGGACCCAGGACCGGGTGGCCAACCTGGACACCCGGGACCGCGTCCACTTCGTACTCGGGCTGGCGGCGTGGGCGGACGGCGAGCGTGGCCCGGGTGGTCCCGATGCTGCCCTCGGCCGCCTGGTGCAGGCCCGCGAGCACCTGGTGGCCGGCGTGGGGCTGCCCCCGCGGCGCACCCGCAGCCAGGAGGAGCAGCGCGACGTACGGCTGCTGTCGGTCACGCTTGCCCTCGGCGAGTACCTGGCGGCCCGCGACGAGCCCCAGGCCGCGGCGGTGGTCGCCCTCGCCGACGAGGCGCTGGCCATCGCCGACCGCATCCGGGGCCGCTGGCGCGTCATCGCCCGGTCCCAGGGGCCGCTGGCGATCGCCTTCCGCCGGCTGTACGGCGACATCGCCCTGCTCACCTCGCGGCTGGCCGGCCGGGCGGCCGCCGAGCTGGGGCTGCGGGTCACCCTGTCGGCCAAGCAGACCGGCTTCGCCAGCCGGATGCGGACAGGCAGGACGCTGATCGTCAACGACCGCGTCCGTACCGTGCTGGACGAGATCATCACGGCGGAGGAGGAGCTGGCCGACCCCCGTACCAGCGGCGCGTCGACCCGGGTGGCCGAGGAGGAGCTGGCCGACCGCCGGCAGGAGCTGCGCAACGCGTTCTCCGCGATGCTCGCCGACACCGTGCTGCCCACGCCCGCCGACCTGCCGCGGCTGCTGGAGCGGGTCGGCCGCCGGTACGCGGTGGACTACGCCGCCCTGCCCGACACGCTCACCCCGCCCCGGGCAGGGTCGGCGGCGCTGAACTGGTTCCGGACCCTGATCACCCCGGACGGCGACGTGACGTTCGAGCGCTTCGAGCCCGGCGGCGCGTTCGAGGCGTACTTCGACGACGCCCCCGGCCGGAGGCCGTGGGTGAACCGGCTCGCGGACGCCACACCCGGCGACGGGCCGGACTGGCGCGGGCTCGCCGGCGAGCTGCTGCCCGCCGCGCTGACCGGCCAGCTGCTGGCGCGCACCGACGACGACCCTGCCGAGCTGCTCATCTGCGCCCACTCGGCGCTGAGCCTGCTGCCGTGGCCGGCGCTGCGGCTCGACGCGGGCACCCGCCTGATCGACCGCGCCGTGGTGGCCCAGACCCCGGTGCTCACCTGCCTGTCCGACGCGTACCCGCCGGCGGTGACCGGCCCGGCGCTGGTGCGGCTGGTCGGCGCCGACGAGAACGCGGATGCCGGCCTGAAGGCCATCGACATCCACGACGAGTGCGCCGCCTGGGGGATCCGGCCGGGCGGTCGGGTCCCGCCGCACCACTGCACGGTCGCCCCGGACCCGAACCCGGCGCCGGTCGCATTGGGTCGCGGGCTGGCCGAGGCCCTGGCGGATCCGGCGGCCGGCTGGGGGTTCGTGCACGTCGCCGCGCACGGCGGCGGCCTGGACCTGAGCCAGCACGTGCGGCTGCCGGAGCGGCTGTCGGCCGGCCACGCGCTGGCCCTGCCCTGGCCCGGGTCGGTGCTGATGGCCTCCTGCCACATCGGCCGGCTGGTCAACCCGGAGGACGCCGAACCGCTCAGCTTCGTGATGGCGGTGCTCACCGGCGGTGGCCGCTGCGTGGTCGCCGCGATCGACACGGTGTGGGACCGTCCGACGGCGGGCCTCGCCGCGGACCTGGTCGTCCAGGTCCGGGCCGGCGGGGTACGGCTGGACGTGGCGCTGCGCCGGGCCCAGCGCACGATGCTGTGGCGCAGCGAGTACGCGTGGGCCCTGCTCGCCGCGTACGTGCGCTGA
- a CDS encoding CATRA system-associated protein, with product MTVSRAKALALLRATVADLVARARLTPAAWLRVEEILDEVDRAAEAGDVEALALALDELDRLRPRDSRLEPHSTVSAPEPVRRHAAWVGGVVRPPGSTHRPDVPSSSAERVAPPPVRFVNTVLAAGGTDEPVPPDRPLYPDARYELLVNIGAPRRGSLLSTTDGGWPDDLLPDGDLALRAVLLLDSRPQPLVAAFTLPAQGESFACDCPAGGGHGARCAPRPWVRFGLTTPAGGTERGQLIIYYEAVAVHVQRLALPVGDAAGGPTATLIYRLTTTFANLRSLAERTASILVPDDPAARLIVNGLSFVDNPFAVEANLADAAVRVERDLLYDAHLSAAANGAESSRYDAEYRKPARSSWRTCASWPSSAGACTPASSRTWTWSGRCRT from the coding sequence GTGACCGTGTCCCGTGCCAAGGCGTTGGCCCTGCTGCGCGCGACCGTCGCCGACCTGGTGGCGAGGGCCAGGCTCACGCCAGCGGCCTGGCTGCGGGTGGAGGAGATCCTCGACGAGGTGGACCGCGCCGCCGAAGCCGGCGACGTCGAAGCGCTCGCACTGGCCCTCGACGAGCTCGACCGGCTGCGCCCCCGCGACAGCAGGCTCGAGCCGCACAGCACCGTATCCGCGCCGGAGCCGGTGCGCCGCCACGCCGCCTGGGTCGGCGGTGTCGTGCGGCCGCCGGGCTCCACCCACCGGCCGGACGTCCCGTCGTCGTCGGCCGAGCGCGTGGCGCCGCCGCCGGTCCGGTTCGTCAACACGGTGCTCGCCGCCGGCGGCACCGACGAGCCGGTCCCGCCGGACCGGCCGCTGTACCCGGACGCGCGCTACGAGCTGCTGGTCAACATCGGCGCCCCGCGGCGCGGCAGCCTGCTGTCCACGACGGACGGCGGGTGGCCCGACGACCTGCTCCCGGACGGCGACCTGGCGCTGCGGGCGGTGCTGCTGCTGGACTCGCGGCCGCAGCCGCTGGTCGCGGCGTTCACGCTGCCGGCACAGGGGGAGAGCTTCGCCTGCGACTGCCCCGCGGGCGGCGGGCACGGCGCCCGGTGCGCGCCCCGCCCGTGGGTGCGCTTCGGCCTGACGACGCCGGCCGGCGGCACCGAGCGCGGCCAGCTGATCATCTACTACGAGGCCGTCGCGGTCCACGTGCAGCGGCTGGCGCTGCCCGTCGGCGACGCCGCCGGCGGCCCGACCGCCACCCTGATCTACCGGCTGACCACCACGTTCGCGAACCTGCGGTCGCTCGCCGAGCGCACCGCGAGCATCCTGGTGCCCGACGACCCCGCCGCCCGGCTGATCGTGAACGGCCTGTCCTTCGTGGACAACCCGTTCGCGGTGGAAGCCAACCTCGCCGACGCGGCCGTCCGCGTCGAGCGCGACCTGCTGTACGACGCCCACCTGAGCGCCGCGGCCAACGGCGCCGAAAGCAGCCGGTACGACGCGGAGTACCGCAAGCCCGCGAGGAGTTCGTGGCGGACCTGCGCAAGCTGGCCGAGTTCGGCCGGCGCGTGTACACCCGCCTCTTCCCGCACCTGGACGTGGAGCGGGCGCTGCCGGACCTGA